One Triplophysa dalaica isolate WHDGS20190420 chromosome 11, ASM1584641v1, whole genome shotgun sequence genomic window carries:
- the si:ch73-52p7.1 gene encoding uncharacterized protein si:ch73-52p7.1, with protein MILCSQMAFAVFHCIMWFTVPVLLRSEFKVAYVTERSIFTCTCAQELAFCEKMNSSECSNCNEQTSVLQRGERPIPVQKKRLTVWYTSPLNVALLLNNSEIRHLSLVQCRPASDQPIAIDFFTVQRLETLTVTWRPGQSQNVIIGKDRGAPYHEESRIAVIHTSVLTGKTELKSYTVQTKVDHSGTISFPDIFLSRTGLSELSRIFVTFLY; from the coding sequence ATGATTCTGTGTAGTCAGATGGCTTTTGCAGTTTTCCACTGCATAATGTGGTTCACTGTGCCTGTCCTCCTGCGCTCTGAATTCAAGGTGGCGTACGTAACCGAGCGCAGCATCTTCACGTGCACATGTGCACAGGAATTGGCCTTCTGTGAGAAAATGAACTCCAGTGAATGTAGCAACTGCAACGAACAAACGTCTGTGCTGCAGAGAGGAGAGCGACCCATCCCGGTGCAGAAGAAACGACTTACAGTGTGGTACACTTCACCGCTCAATGTGGCCCTTCTTTTGAACAACTCAGAGATCAGGCACTTGTCATTGGTCCAGTGTAGGCCTGCTTCTGACCAGCCAATAGCGATTGACTTCTTCACAGTACAGCGCCTTGAGACGCTCACAGTCACCTGGAGGCCTGGCCAGAGTCAAAATGTCATCATAGGCAAGGACAGGGGTGCCCCCTACCATGAGGAATCGAGAATCGCTGTCATTCACACTTCAGTGCTGACTGGAAAAACTGAGCTGAAGTCCTACACAGTCCAAACCAAAGTGGATCACAGTGGGACGATATCCTTCccagacatttttttatctcgCACTGGACTTTCTGAGCTGTCCAGAATATTTGTCACTTTTCTGTACTAA